A genome region from Fervidobacterium changbaicum includes the following:
- a CDS encoding YggS family pyridoxal phosphate-dependent enzyme: protein MITEEELRKNYEDVLNNIKAHAQKVGRDYSDIKLVAVTKTHPIELLNLAVKIGIRTFGENYAQELRDKAKALEGVDIEWHFIGRIQTNKVKYIVPVAKMIHSVYRFEELEEIDKGAKKVGKIQDILLEVNVSGEETKAGLQPEQVKDFLVSATRFTNVKIVGLMTMAPYVEPENARPYFRKLRILRDELKVDFPDIVELSMGMTNDYTVAVEEGSTIVRIGTALFGERKKLK, encoded by the coding sequence GTGATTACTGAAGAAGAACTGAGAAAGAACTACGAGGATGTTTTGAATAACATAAAAGCTCATGCACAAAAAGTTGGTCGTGATTACAGCGATATTAAACTCGTTGCCGTTACAAAGACTCATCCTATAGAATTATTGAATTTGGCAGTTAAGATTGGAATAAGAACGTTTGGCGAGAATTACGCACAGGAGCTAAGGGATAAGGCCAAAGCACTTGAAGGTGTCGATATTGAATGGCATTTTATTGGCAGAATCCAGACAAACAAAGTCAAATACATAGTTCCTGTTGCGAAAATGATTCACTCCGTATATAGATTTGAAGAATTGGAAGAGATAGATAAGGGTGCGAAGAAAGTTGGGAAGATACAAGATATTTTGCTTGAAGTGAACGTCTCTGGTGAGGAAACAAAGGCGGGATTGCAACCAGAACAAGTGAAAGATTTTCTCGTTAGTGCAACTAGATTCACAAACGTGAAGATCGTTGGATTAATGACAATGGCACCGTACGTTGAACCTGAAAATGCAAGACCATACTTTAGAAAGTTGAGAATTTTAAGAGATGAGCTGAAAGTTGATTTTCCAGATATTGTCGAGCTTTCAATGGGTATGACCAACGATTACACCGTTGCTGTTGAGGAAGGTAGTACAATAGTAAGGATCGGTACAGCTTTATTTGGTGAAAGAAAAAAGCTAAAATAG
- the ruvB gene encoding Holliday junction branch migration DNA helicase RuvB — protein MQRIFSPERNAYDTYSLRPKFLAEYIGQDNIKQRLELAISASKMRGEQLDHILLAGPPGLGKTTLAVVIANELNANIHITSGPILEKQGDVAAILTNLERGDVLFIDEIHRMNRAVEEILYSAMEDFQIDIMIGKGPAARSIRVDLQPFTLIGATTRSGLLTSPLRNRFGMIFEMNFYTEEELSLIITRAAQVMDVSIKPEAALMIARRSRGTPRIAIRLLKRVRDLSTVKGSKLIDVETVEEVMTLLGIDEYGLDEMDRKLLRVIIEVYKGGPVGLKALAASLGVTEDTIAEVYEPYLVQSGFLARTARGRVATEKSYKYFGINTLGGLFSDY, from the coding sequence GTGCAAAGGATATTCTCACCAGAAAGAAACGCTTATGACACGTATTCCCTGCGACCGAAGTTCTTGGCTGAGTACATAGGTCAGGATAATATTAAGCAGCGACTGGAGCTTGCTATATCTGCTTCAAAGATGCGTGGTGAACAGCTCGACCACATACTTCTGGCTGGTCCTCCAGGACTTGGTAAGACAACGTTAGCGGTTGTGATTGCGAATGAACTTAATGCAAATATACATATAACAAGCGGACCTATTCTTGAAAAGCAAGGTGATGTTGCTGCAATACTTACAAACCTGGAGCGAGGAGATGTTTTATTTATCGATGAGATCCACAGAATGAACCGAGCTGTTGAAGAGATACTGTATTCCGCTATGGAAGATTTCCAAATTGATATAATGATCGGTAAAGGGCCCGCTGCAAGATCAATAAGAGTGGATCTACAACCGTTTACACTCATCGGCGCGACAACACGAAGCGGATTATTAACTTCTCCTTTGAGAAACAGGTTTGGCATGATTTTTGAGATGAATTTCTACACAGAGGAAGAACTTAGCTTGATAATAACTCGAGCGGCGCAGGTAATGGATGTTTCAATAAAGCCTGAGGCCGCTTTGATGATAGCGCGACGTTCAAGAGGGACACCGCGAATCGCAATTAGACTTTTGAAACGTGTTCGGGATCTAAGCACTGTAAAGGGCTCAAAGTTGATAGATGTTGAAACTGTTGAGGAAGTTATGACCTTGCTTGGAATCGACGAGTATGGACTCGATGAGATGGATAGAAAACTTTTGAGAGTTATAATCGAAGTTTACAAAGGTGGACCTGTGGGTCTGAAGGCACTCGCCGCGTCATTAGGGGTTACCGAAGACACAATTGCAGAAGTGTACGAACCGTACCTTGTCCAAAGTGGATTCCTCGCAAGGACGGCTCGTGGAAGGGTGGCAACTGAGAAATCTTACAAATATTTCGGGATAAACACGTTGGGGGGACTTTTCAGTGATTACTGA
- a CDS encoding MarR family winged helix-turn-helix transcriptional regulator, with protein sequence MKELMEHARILALLNSIQRSVFKFVHEKTLKEFNIHPGQIPILFILRKEEGLSQKEIAKRIGVEQGTIAVMLRRMEKNGLVRRVPDEQDRRITRVYLTEKSEDVLKSLAKIVKEAEELLVGGLSDEEKQEVENILKKLQNNIKRKVEDNCLKEV encoded by the coding sequence TTGAAGGAGCTCATGGAGCATGCACGTATTTTGGCACTTTTGAATTCGATACAGAGATCTGTTTTCAAATTTGTTCACGAAAAAACACTCAAAGAGTTCAACATCCATCCCGGGCAGATACCGATATTGTTTATACTTAGAAAAGAAGAAGGACTGAGTCAAAAAGAAATTGCCAAACGTATAGGGGTGGAACAGGGAACAATAGCCGTCATGCTACGCAGGATGGAGAAGAATGGCCTCGTAAGGAGGGTTCCTGACGAGCAGGATAGAAGAATCACACGCGTATACCTCACGGAAAAGTCAGAGGACGTACTTAAAAGCCTTGCAAAAATAGTAAAAGAAGCTGAGGAACTTTTAGTAGGCGGACTGTCTGATGAGGAAAAACAAGAAGTGGAAAATATTCTTAAGAAACTGCAGAATAACATCAAACGGAAGGTTGAAGACAACTGTTTAAAGGAGGTTTAA
- a CDS encoding ABC transporter ATP-binding protein, whose product MILKMTFKKYWFLITITIALVAVQSIISLYLPDLMSNIVDKGITRGDVDYIWSVGWRMLLVSLVSVLAAVVASYTSSIVSMGIGRDLRNSVFEKVSSFSLEEMNKFSTSSLITRTTNDVVQIQQATVMILRMVVMAPIMAVGGIIMAVNKDAKLTSILAISLPVMLGGLGIIAGIVAPLFKSMQKKIDRLNLVVRERVTGIRVIRAFNKEGHEKKRFSQANWDLTKTALWVNRMASLLFPYLMIVMNFTTLSIIWFGAKQIDAGNLQVGQMMAVMQYVMQIMFSFIMISVIFIFLPRASVSAKRISEVLSVEPKVVDPRASGKQTLTWFESSDKSDIKGIVEFDNVTFAYPGAKEPVLSEISFKAEPGKITAIIGSTGSGKTTLLNLIPRFYDVTSGSVKIDGIDVREIPFDVLRKVIGYATQKPIIFTGTIKENIKFGRDWVTDDMILRAADIAQVLEFASKYPEGLDYQIEQAGLNLSGGQKQRISLARAIAGAPKIYLFDDTFSALDFKTDAKIRLRLFKESKDATVIVVAQRVATILNADQIIVLKDGKIVGIGTHSELIKTNEVYRDIVYSQLSKEEAI is encoded by the coding sequence ATGATATTAAAGATGACTTTCAAGAAGTACTGGTTTCTGATTACTATTACAATTGCACTGGTAGCCGTCCAGTCTATTATTTCACTATACCTGCCAGACTTGATGTCAAATATAGTCGATAAGGGTATCACACGCGGAGATGTAGATTACATTTGGAGCGTTGGTTGGAGAATGTTGCTTGTTTCTTTGGTGAGTGTTCTGGCAGCTGTCGTTGCAAGTTATACATCTTCAATTGTAAGTATGGGAATTGGAAGGGACTTGAGAAACTCGGTCTTTGAAAAAGTCTCTTCATTTTCGCTTGAAGAAATGAACAAGTTTAGCACGTCTTCACTTATAACCAGAACAACTAACGATGTCGTCCAGATACAACAAGCTACTGTTATGATCCTTAGAATGGTAGTTATGGCACCAATTATGGCTGTTGGTGGAATCATAATGGCTGTGAACAAGGATGCTAAGTTGACAAGCATACTTGCTATATCACTGCCAGTTATGTTAGGTGGCTTAGGAATAATTGCCGGCATTGTAGCGCCACTTTTTAAGAGTATGCAAAAGAAGATAGATAGACTTAACCTTGTTGTTCGCGAACGCGTAACTGGTATTCGCGTAATCAGGGCATTCAATAAGGAAGGACATGAAAAGAAGAGATTTTCACAAGCCAACTGGGATTTGACCAAGACAGCGTTGTGGGTAAATAGGATGGCTTCTTTACTCTTTCCTTATTTGATGATCGTTATGAACTTCACTACACTGTCAATCATATGGTTCGGCGCCAAGCAAATCGATGCTGGGAATTTGCAAGTGGGTCAGATGATGGCCGTTATGCAGTACGTTATGCAAATCATGTTTTCTTTCATAATGATATCCGTAATTTTCATCTTTTTGCCGAGAGCCAGCGTATCTGCAAAGAGGATAAGTGAGGTTCTAAGTGTTGAGCCAAAAGTAGTAGATCCTCGGGCATCAGGGAAACAAACGCTCACATGGTTTGAAAGCTCTGACAAATCGGATATCAAAGGTATTGTAGAATTTGATAACGTCACATTCGCTTATCCTGGAGCAAAAGAACCCGTGCTGAGTGAAATTTCATTCAAAGCAGAACCCGGAAAAATAACTGCGATAATAGGTTCTACAGGCTCTGGTAAGACAACTCTTTTGAATCTAATCCCACGCTTTTATGATGTTACATCAGGAAGTGTGAAAATAGATGGCATAGATGTACGTGAGATTCCATTTGATGTGTTAAGAAAGGTGATAGGCTACGCTACACAAAAACCCATAATTTTCACCGGGACGATTAAAGAAAATATCAAATTCGGACGTGATTGGGTAACAGACGACATGATTTTGAGAGCAGCTGATATTGCTCAAGTGCTCGAATTCGCCTCGAAATATCCAGAAGGGCTCGATTACCAAATTGAGCAAGCGGGATTGAACTTATCAGGAGGTCAGAAACAAAGAATATCATTGGCGAGAGCTATAGCGGGTGCGCCGAAAATATACCTCTTCGATGATACATTCAGTGCACTTGATTTCAAAACGGATGCAAAAATAAGGTTGAGACTATTCAAAGAATCGAAAGATGCAACCGTTATTGTTGTAGCACAAAGGGTTGCGACAATATTGAACGCCGACCAGATAATTGTCTTGAAGGATGGAAAAATCGTTGGAATTGGTACTCATTCTGAATTAATTAAGACAAATGAAGTATACCGAGACATAGTCTACTCACAACTTTCAAAAGAAGAAGCCATCTGA
- a CDS encoding ABC transporter ATP-binding protein: MSEEKRMEQPSRPNVSHAKPVRPMGPGGPGGPSFARGGEKPKEFKNTTRKLLKYLRPHMVGIIIVFALTIVATILTIKAPKVLGQATTEIFRVIMLRKTPLSGFLKTKMDFDKISSILLNVAILYSVAALLNFLQGYMMAGITQKVVRKMREDINNKLERLPLKFYDGRSHGDIISRVTNDVDLISNTLQQSLTQFISGIVTIVGITYMMITINLKLTLLTLITLPLSALVTVHIAKKSQKYFAAQQKYLGEITGRAEEVYGGFLAVKTYGRENDEVRRFKEINEKLYKESKKAQFISGIIMPVMNFIGNLGYIIVAVGGGILVTKKAITVGDVQAFIQYSRQFNQPIVQIANIVNMIQSTLAAAERVFEILEEEEEAPDKPDAIELEKVQGDVKFENVKFSYVPDKPLIENLNIDVKSGQMVAIVGPTGAGKTTLVNLMMRFYEIQGGSIKVDGIDIRDIKKYNLRKHFGMVLQDTWLFSGTIMENIAYGKDGATEEEIINAAKMAHVHHFIMALPDGYDTVIGEDSSNISQGEKQLITIARAFLANPDILILDEATSNVDTLTEVYIQRAMRDIMKGRTSFVVAHRLSTIKNADIILVMNEGKIIEIGKHEELLLKNGFYAELYRSQFLGAVVETA; this comes from the coding sequence ATGAGTGAAGAAAAAAGAATGGAACAGCCATCAAGACCAAATGTAAGCCATGCAAAACCAGTAAGACCAATGGGGCCTGGTGGACCTGGAGGTCCCTCGTTTGCACGTGGTGGTGAAAAGCCAAAAGAATTTAAAAACACTACTCGGAAACTACTAAAATACCTTCGCCCACACATGGTTGGTATTATAATCGTGTTCGCTCTCACAATAGTCGCAACGATACTAACAATAAAAGCTCCAAAAGTGCTTGGACAAGCTACGACGGAGATATTCAGAGTCATTATGCTCAGAAAAACTCCGTTATCTGGCTTTCTGAAAACGAAAATGGATTTCGATAAGATCTCTAGCATTCTTCTGAACGTTGCGATTCTGTATTCTGTTGCTGCATTACTGAACTTTCTTCAAGGTTACATGATGGCCGGCATCACCCAGAAAGTCGTCAGAAAGATGCGAGAAGATATTAACAACAAACTCGAAAGGCTTCCACTGAAGTTTTACGATGGCCGTTCGCACGGAGATATAATAAGCCGTGTGACAAACGACGTCGACCTTATTAGTAACACTCTACAGCAGAGCTTAACGCAGTTCATATCGGGTATTGTCACTATCGTTGGTATAACTTATATGATGATTACCATCAATCTTAAACTGACTTTGCTTACGCTTATAACCTTACCATTGAGTGCGTTGGTTACAGTGCACATAGCTAAAAAATCGCAAAAGTATTTTGCTGCACAGCAAAAATACCTTGGTGAAATAACCGGAAGGGCGGAAGAAGTGTACGGGGGTTTTTTGGCTGTTAAGACTTATGGACGGGAAAACGACGAAGTTAGAAGGTTCAAAGAAATAAACGAAAAGCTTTACAAAGAGAGCAAGAAGGCACAGTTCATATCAGGTATAATAATGCCCGTAATGAATTTCATCGGTAATCTCGGTTACATAATAGTAGCTGTAGGCGGTGGTATCTTGGTCACAAAGAAAGCAATAACTGTTGGCGATGTTCAGGCGTTTATTCAGTATTCAAGACAGTTCAATCAGCCAATAGTTCAAATTGCCAATATCGTCAACATGATTCAGTCCACTTTAGCAGCTGCAGAAAGGGTCTTTGAAATACTCGAAGAAGAGGAAGAAGCTCCGGATAAACCAGATGCAATTGAATTAGAAAAAGTACAAGGTGACGTTAAATTTGAGAATGTCAAGTTCAGCTACGTTCCAGATAAACCATTGATTGAAAACCTAAATATCGATGTTAAAAGTGGTCAAATGGTTGCTATCGTTGGCCCAACAGGTGCTGGTAAGACAACTCTTGTCAACTTGATGATGAGATTCTACGAAATCCAAGGTGGTAGTATAAAGGTTGACGGAATTGACATCAGGGATATCAAGAAATACAATTTGAGAAAACATTTTGGTATGGTTTTGCAAGATACATGGCTCTTCAGTGGGACCATAATGGAAAACATAGCGTACGGTAAGGATGGGGCAACGGAAGAAGAGATAATCAACGCAGCAAAGATGGCACACGTGCACCATTTCATAATGGCACTTCCAGATGGCTATGATACCGTGATAGGTGAGGACAGCTCCAACATCTCCCAAGGTGAAAAGCAACTCATCACCATCGCAAGAGCATTCTTAGCTAATCCTGATATTTTGATTCTCGACGAAGCAACGAGTAATGTCGACACACTTACCGAAGTTTATATCCAGAGAGCAATGCGGGATATTATGAAAGGTAGAACTTCTTTCGTCGTTGCACACAGGTTATCAACGATTAAGAACGCAGATATTATCCTAGTTATGAACGAAGGAAAAATCATCGAAATAGGGAAACACGAAGAACTCCTGCTCAAAAACGGATTTTATGCTGAACTTTACAGAAGTCAGTTCCTAGGAGCTGTCGTTGAAACTGCCTAA
- a CDS encoding uracil-DNA glycosylase, with the protein MKKEELMAIIEQRIHECQACPLWLQRTNVVPGEGNLHSPIMFVGEGPGEEEDKQGRPFVGKAGQLLTKILESVNIKREDVYITNVVKCRPPNNRVPTPMEIQSCSPFLIAQIEVINPRMIVPLGSTAASFFLGKDEPITKIRGKEFVWKGGIIIFPMFHPSYLLRNPSKEKGSPKDLTWQDIKKVRKYYDEFLKGNI; encoded by the coding sequence ATGAAAAAAGAAGAACTTATGGCAATAATCGAACAGAGGATACATGAGTGTCAAGCCTGCCCTCTTTGGTTACAAAGAACCAACGTCGTACCAGGTGAAGGTAATCTCCATTCACCGATAATGTTTGTCGGTGAAGGGCCGGGTGAAGAAGAAGACAAGCAAGGGAGACCTTTTGTAGGAAAGGCAGGGCAACTTTTGACAAAGATATTAGAATCTGTTAATATCAAGCGTGAGGATGTTTATATAACGAACGTCGTAAAATGCCGACCACCCAACAACAGGGTTCCTACTCCTATGGAAATCCAATCTTGCTCTCCTTTTTTAATTGCGCAGATAGAGGTTATAAACCCCAGGATGATAGTGCCGCTTGGTAGCACTGCTGCATCGTTTTTCCTTGGTAAAGACGAACCAATTACTAAAATTCGCGGGAAAGAATTCGTTTGGAAGGGTGGAATAATTATCTTTCCGATGTTCCATCCAAGTTACTTGCTGAGGAACCCGTCAAAGGAGAAGGGAAGTCCAAAAGATTTGACCTGGCAAGATATAAAAAAGGTTAGAAAATATTACGACGAGTTCTTGAAGGGAAACATTTAA
- a CDS encoding metal-dependent transcriptional regulator, translating to MSNELREQKLEKHEKLTPTVMSYISTIYNLMEKEGVARISDIAKSKGVSYASATNAVKKLVSLGLVDHKRYGFAKLTPRGLRIAQMLKSGESRIKYFFMYVVGIPEKKAEQIASLMVYDLDADTRRKLRKFYSILIDFTKDKAEELEKFIQEQRKNTELPEEAYRLKGKIKEDEDYE from the coding sequence GTGAGTAATGAACTCAGGGAACAAAAACTCGAGAAACACGAGAAGCTAACGCCAACCGTTATGAGCTACATATCAACGATATACAACCTTATGGAAAAAGAAGGAGTTGCACGCATAAGTGATATAGCCAAATCAAAAGGCGTGTCTTATGCCAGTGCCACCAATGCTGTTAAAAAACTTGTCTCGTTAGGTCTAGTTGACCATAAAAGATATGGATTTGCCAAATTGACACCGCGTGGTCTTAGAATTGCGCAGATGCTTAAGTCTGGAGAATCAAGAATCAAATACTTTTTCATGTACGTTGTTGGAATCCCTGAAAAGAAGGCTGAACAGATTGCAAGTCTAATGGTTTACGACTTAGATGCTGATACTCGCAGAAAGCTGAGGAAATTCTATTCTATTCTCATCGATTTTACCAAAGACAAAGCGGAAGAACTTGAAAAGTTCATCCAAGAGCAAAGGAAGAATACGGAGCTTCCAGAAGAAGCATATAGACTAAAAGGAAAAATAAAGGAGGACGAAGATTATGAGTAA